Genomic segment of Tachysurus fulvidraco isolate hzauxx_2018 chromosome 22, HZAU_PFXX_2.0, whole genome shotgun sequence:
TTTTGATTAGATCAAAATATTTTTGACTGATGATTTAATCAGTGAATAGCTCTGAATATCATTGTAGGCCATATTGCATGAGCAAGTGGTCAATTATACTGGATATTAACATGACTGTGACTACCTACAGGACTCACATTCAGGGTACTCGCACCCTTGCACTATTGCTGAAGTAGTTGGAGATATTATTTGTTAAAACAATAATCTTAACTGGCCAGCAAGAAAAAcctgtcagtgttaatgtacaTTATTTCTGTCTTTGAATACATTATTTAGTGGAGAATCCGGTGCTGGGAAAACTGTAAACACCAAAAGAGTCATTCAGTACTTTGCCAGTATTGCAGCAAGTGGATGTAAGAAGGAAACTGCTCAAAACAAGGTTCCCATTTACATACTTTTATATATGTAATTACGAATTATTATCTACATTTATTAACATCTagaaaatatactttttttcaGGGAACTTTGGAAGATCAAATCATCCAAGCTAACCCAGCACTGGAGGCTTTTGGCAATGCCAAGACAATTAGAAATGATAATTCTTCACGATTTGTAGGGGAAATGTTTATCATTATACTTTTAATAGTATACCAACATGTCTCATATGCATAAAATTCTttgatattttacattttgattattttcttcaGGGCAAATTCATTAGAATTCATTTCGACACAAGAGGAAAACTGGCATCAGCTGACATTGAAAcatgtgtgttatttttcacCTCTTTTTAAATAGTCATGACACTAATGTCTAATAATTTGCTGCTGCAGTTGGATAAAGACTGTaatgtttggttttatttccagtttttAATGAATTTCTTGCCTTTTTAGGTGCATCAGTGTATTTGTAAAACATATATTGCATGAAAAGCAGATTTCAAATTTTGGATATACATTTTTTCAGTTACATATTTACCATGCACTTACACTGCTCTCATCTTTATTAAGATCTACTGGAGAAATCTCGTGTGGTCTTTCAGCTCAAGGCAGAGAGAGATTATCACATATTCTATCAAATCTTGTCAAACAAGAAACCAGAGCTACTTGGTTAGTAAATGGAATCAGTGAAAACCATAAAgattaaatatcattaaaatgaatataatcataTTTTTCATTCCTACAGAGATGCTACTGGTGACACAAAATCCCTATGACTACGCATTCATCTCACAGGGAGAAACCACAGTTCCttccattgatgatgctgaagagTTAATGGCAACTGATGTAAGTATTTATGTTCAAGCAGTTTGTTTTCAGATATCTAACAAAATCATCTGGTATTAAGGAATAATTATATCttaatttctattttaaattgTAATCCACCTCACTTTATTTTTCTGATGTGGgggatgtagtagcctagtggttaaggtgctggattaACAATTgaaaggttgtaagtttgattcccaagtccaccaggctgccactgctgggcccctgaccaaggcccttaaccctcaagtgctcagttgtataaaatgcaaTGAAAATTTAAGTCGCCATGAAAAGTGGCATCTGCTAAATGGTGGAAACGtaaatgttaatttttaaaattgtgttaCACTGCAATGATCATGAGGCATTACATGCTATTAAAGAACTCAAGTCTGTATTTACTGTAGCTACTGATTAACAAAAAATCCTCAATTTAATCTGTACACTTCAAAACAATAGAACATCTTTGGACaatttgctctttttttattgACAATCACCTTTTTATTAGCATAATATATTTGTTCTATCAGGGACATTTGCATTAAGAATGAATATCTTTCTTATATTAATGTGGTTATGTTCTTTGCCTTTTTTCATTGCTTCATTTACAGAATGCTTTTGATGTGCTTGGTTTTacacaagaggaaaaaaactcAGTCTACAAGCTTACTGGAGCCATTATGCACATTGGCAACATGAAATTCAAGCAAAAACAGCGTGAAGAACAGGCAGAAGCTGATGGAACTGAGGGTATCAATAATGCATACTGccacaaacaaataattaaatatctaTTAGAGTTTAATACTAAAAGcttcatttatatttagatgCAGACAAAGTTTCTTATCTGATGGGTCTGAACTCTGCTGACCTTATAAAAGGTTTGTGTCACCCAAGAGTTAAAGTAGGCAATGAGTGGGTGACCAAAGGACAGAATGTCCAACAGGTAAGCAAATCTTTATAGCATTCAAAAATATGcaacaaaacaatattttgaaTGTTGCTTACATTTTTTCTGCTGGTTCTTATAGGTGAACTATGCCATTGGTGCTCTCTCCAAAGCAGTTTATGAGAAAATGTTCCTCTGGATGGTGGTAAGAATCAACCAGTCTCTGGAAACAAGGCAGCCACGCCAGTATTTCATTGGTGTATTGGACATTGCTGGTTTTGAGATTTTtgaagtgagtgaatgaaaacacaaatatatacatttatgatTTGTGATATTAGATGTAATATTTTGTATGATTTAAACAAAGAACATGCTTCTTGGTACTTGTGATTAGTAAGATACAGTAGGAATTCTTGTGACAGtgacaaaaaatattaatgtcaaaacATGAATATACTCCACTGATAAACtgaaacatttgtatttttacagtttaatacTTTTGAGCAGCTCTGCATTAATTTTACAAATGAGAAACTGCAACAGTTTTTCAACCATCACATGTTTGTGCTGGAACAAGAAGAATACAAGAAAGAAGGCATAGAATGGGAATTCATCGACTTTGGCATGGACTTGCAAGCCTGCATTGATTTAATTGAGAAGGTGGGATTTAACAAAGGTTtcaaacattattttaataaataataaatgcttctAAGAGAAGCAGTCTTACCATTACTGCTATGATTATGATTAGAGATATAATGGTTAATAGTTATTCACCTCTAAAGTAaacaatttttgttttgttatagcCCATGGGTATCATGTCTATCCTTGAAGAGGAATGCATGTTTCCCAAAGCCACAGAtaccacatttaaaacaaagcTTTATGACAACCATTTGGGGAAATCAAGTAACTTTCAGAAGCCAAGGATTGTAAAGGGGAAGCCTGAGGCTCACTTTGCCCTTGTTCACTATGCTGGCACTGTGGACTACAACATCAACAACTGGCTTATAAAGAACAAGGATCCACTAAATGAAACTGTAGTAGGACTCTACCAAAAATCTTCAATGAAACTGCTGTCTAACCTATTTGCAAACTATGCTGGGTCAGACATGGGTAAGCAAAAGTGGCTCTACTTCACCATACCAGGGTGGTGGCAATCACTTGGATATCATAAGCATGTAGAAACCCTCCAAAAATGTCTTCATTTGTCATCTTTAATTTTCTTATTCTtgctttatataaatatcttcAAAATATGTCATCAATATATGGCAATAGAATCATTATCATTTCTGTTGGAGTGACTGTAACTTTTGAGTACTTGTATACTCGTAGCTATGGTATACTATATTGTGCCAGCTAGCTCACATCAGCATTTCCAGCCTTATTAACATTACTAGTTATCTCAACCAATTTGCTATTGCAACTTGCTACTGACACAGGATATCTTTTGGCACTATCCCCAATCTCTCCTTGTACTTCACTTCCTCTAAGGTCTagccaatcagaagccatgTTAGAAGCTCAACAGAAGCCCTTTTGGCATGGTTGAGTGGTTTTCCCTTGCATTACCATCCACTTCCAGAATTCCACTAACTGCCAATGCTGGGGCTGCAGTCAGGCTTTCCTTCATTCAGTACTCATTCTTCCTGCCATGTCAGGTTCTCTCATAAGGTTCTATCATCGTCCACTTAGTGGATTCCAACTCTGTGTCATGTTCTAACAATTGTTAGCTTCTACTAACATTGAAACTACCACTCACAGAAGTTAAAGTACCACCATCTGTTAGAGGGTTGGCAGCTCACTCTTAGACTTGGGATATCTAAGCCAGGACATGAAGCTACTCTTCATTTCTTCGTGCTATCAAGTACCGGTACCACAATCTGTACTGCCAGAAAAACATATCAGCCCTGCTAAATGTGCATATAACTTTAAAACATGAGTGTTGAATGGCACTTACAATGCTAATATTGTTCAACAGTTGTTGATActggcaaaaaagaaaagaagaagaaaggatcATCTTTCCAGACAGTGTCTGCACTTCACAGGGTATGTGCTCAGAAAATAAGTCCAAAGTGCCATGAACTCTTTGTGTTAGTTGTTCTATCCCTATAAGCTGCATTACTTTTGCTGACTTTCAGGAAAATCTCAATAAGCTGATGACAAACTTGCGCTCAACTCATCCACACTTTGTACGTTGCATCATTCCCAATGAGACCAAGACTCCTGGTGCAATGGACAACCCCCTTGTAATGCATCAGCTTCGCTGCAATGGTGTGTTAGAAGGTATTAGGATCTGCAGGAAGGGTTTCCCCAACAGAATCCTTTATGGTGATTTCAAACAGAGGTACTTCATTGTAATCTTAGTAGAATACTCATGTTATCATTACTATATAACCAACTTGCTCTTATATATTTATGAGAACTTTTTGATGTCATATTGTAGATACCGTATCCTTAACCCAGCTGCAATCCCGGAGGGGCAGTTTATTGATAGTAGGAAAGGGGCTGAGAAACTGTTGGCTTCACTTGATATAGATATCCAACAGTACAGATTTGGGCACACTAAGGTAAAAGTTTGAGTAATTTAAAGAcgatctcatatatatatatatatatatatatatatatatatatatatatatatatatatatatatgatatatatatatatttttttttttcaggtgttTTTTAAAGCTGGTCTGTTAGGTCAGTTGGAGGAAATGCGAGACGAACGACTGTCTAAAATAATAACAGGAATCCAATCCAGGTCTCGTGGACTTCTCTCAAGAACTGAGTACCAGAAGATGGTGGAACGCAGGTATGTCTGTCAAGAtccatttgattttatttacatttagtaaacatttttttctgtaattttttttttttttacttctaccCATAAGGGATGCCTTGCTTGTCATACAGTGGAATGTGCGTGCATTCATGAGTGTCAAAAACTGGCCATGGATGAAGCTGTATTTCAAGATCAAACCATTACTGAGATCTGCAGAAGCAGAGAAGGAAATGGCCAACATGAAAGAGGAATTCCTAAAACTCAAGGAGGCTTATGCCAAATCTGAAGCGCGCAGAAAAGAGCTAGAAGAAAAAATGGTCTCACTTCTCCAAGAGAAGAATGATTTGCAGCTTCAAGTGCAGGCAGTAGGTTTAAAATGCCCTTTGAAACAGGTGAAATCTTAACagcttaaaaatatttaaatatgaatatatttaatcACTTTACTGTACACAGGAACAAGACAATCTGTGTGATGCCGAGGAAAGGTGTGAaggattaattaaaaacaagatCCAGATGGAAGGCAAAGTCAAAGAGCTGAATGAAAGActggaggatgaggaagagatGAATGCAGAGCTAACAGCTAAAAAGAGAAAGCTGGAGGATGAGTGCTCTGAGCTCAAGAAAGACATTGATGATCTTGAGTTAACTCTAGCTAAAGTGGAAAAGGAGAAGCATGCCACAGAGAATAAGGTTTTTTTGCCTCACACATAAGGTTTTAAATCACAACAACTTAAAAAAGTAAAGCAAATTTCTCATATTCTGCTATATAATAGGTAAAGAATCTGACTGAGGAAATGGCAGCCCTGGATGAAATCATAGCCAAGTTAACAAAAGAGAAGAAAGCCCTGCAGGAGGCCCACCAGCAAACCCTGGATGACCTGCAGAGTGAGGAGGACAAAGTGAACACCCTCACCAAAATCAAAGTCAAACTAGAGCAGCAAGTTGATGATGTAAGTGAAAAAATCTGAGTAGCAAATAGATATGGGTCCGAAAATGAATTTTAATTCTTGTTATTCATCAGTTAGAGGGATCTCTGgagcaagaaaaaaaggttCGTATGGATCTCGAAAGGGCAAAGAGAAAGCTGGAGGGTGACTTAAAGTTGACCCAAGAAAGCATAATGGACTTGGAAAATGACAAACAACAACTAGAGGAACGCCTTAAGAAGtaagaaaagagaaacatttcaACTGATACATACTgcatgtacatatacatattgtAATACATATTGCATTTTAACTTAACTGACACTGTTTTCTGTAGGAAAGATTTTGAAATCAGCCAGCAAAACAGCAAAATTGAGGATGAGCAAGTCATCATTGTGCAACTCCAAAAGAAAATTAAGGAGTTGCAGGTATTTAATTATGATCTACAGTTGACGTGACTAATGGATAAAGTGTAGAGCAATGTACaaattaatttctgtttaatttaggCTAGAGTAGAAGAACTGGAGGAAGAGCTTGAGGCTGAAAGAGCTGCCAGAGCCAAGGTGGAGAAACAGAGGGCAGAACTGGCAAGAGAACTGGAGGAAATAAGTGAGAGACTGGAAGAGGCTGGAGGAGCTACGGCAGCTCAGATTGAGATGAACAAAAAAAGGGAGACTGAATTTCAGAAACTGCGCAGAGACCTTGAAGAGGCGACTCTGAACCATGAAGCCACAGCTGCCACACTTAGAAAGAAACAAGCAGATAGTGTGGCTGAGCTGGGAGAGCAGATAGATAACCTGCAGAGAATCAAACAAAAATTAGAGAAAGATAAGAGTGAGCTTAAACTGGAGCTGGATGATGTGGTTTCCGGCATGGAACAGATTGTCAAGTCGAAAGTAAGTTCTTAGTGaggactttttattttaaaacaataattaaacacaTACAATTCCAAATAATGTGTTCTGACTAACACCCTATTCAATTCTTGGGTTCtcctgtacatttatttatgaagcCAAATGAACCCAggtttaattaaatatacaatattttttttttaaatgtttctattttttgaaacatttttataatgtttcGAAAGATTTACAGtttgtattataaaaatattttacattgtttaaCCAAGAAAACAACATGATCTATTGTaatttttacagaataaaattcTAACACAAATCCAAACATGAACATTTGGATAATGCTCTTTCTCTAAAAGTCATACTGtgtaattttaaatttaaaatagggattagaataaacatttttaataaatgtattatttcatGAAGGCAAGCCATctagaaacaaaaatgtttggTTTTGAATAGAGAAGGGattgtttttgagtaaaatttATTAATGTACAGAAAATTGCATAAACTGCATAATATTGCCAGCTGATATGTGGCCTAATAAATATGCCTTCATATCTATCTTTTTACAGACTAACTTGGAGAAAATGAACAGGACTTTGGAGGACCAGCTGAATGAATATCGAAGCAAGTGTGAGGAAAACCAAAGATCTCTCAATGATTTTGTAACTCAGAAAGGAAAGATTCAGACTGAGAATGGTATGTTGAAAATGCCTCACGTATTATCCCAACTATCACATAATTAACACacagaaaatatattatataaaattatactaTGTTACAAATACCATAGATGAGCTTTCAAGGCAGGTAGAAGAAAAGGAGTCACTAATCTTTCAGCTTACAAGAGGAAAACAGTCCTACTCTCAACAGCTTGAGGATCTAAAAAGGCAGCTTGAAGAAGAAATTAAGGTAAAGCATTCCATATGTCATAGTCATTTTATGTAACTGTGGATTTAGCTGGTAACATCAGTTTAAAGTGCAGTctacaaaaaaacaatgctGTCCAACAATGAGTTGTAAACTATATGAATATTGGTGTAATGCAGGTATTTTAACAGGAATATAGTGGATTTGAGTATTACTGTATACCAACAAATCCAAGGTGTAGTCTTAGGTGTCATCCAGCTGGAGGGTCCAAATAGCCCGTgggaagaagctcctcctcaATCTCTCTGTGTTGGCCTTGAGGAAGCTGAGCAACAGGGCAGAGTCCATTGTTCAGATGACTGAACTTCTTGGTCTCAGTTCAGCACCACTTGCTGTAGTGGTGTCATAGTTGTGTCTCaatctttttttaacactgattatataaaaaaaataaatatatattatctatTACTGTATAATGGAATGAATACAACTAACCAACAGTACATTGAACTTTCACTTCTTTTTTCAGGCCAAGAATGCTCTTGCTCATGCAGTACAGTCTGCTCGTCATGATTCAGATCTCCTCAGAGAACAGTATGAAGAAGAGCAGGAGTCAAAAGCAGAACTGCAACGTAGTCTCACTAAGGCTAATGCTGAGGTTGCTCAATGGAGAACCAAGTATGAAACTGATGCCATCCAAAGAACAGAAGAACTGGAAGAAGCCAAGTAAggcataaaaaaatcataaaatagtTCATAATTTGATCAATCTTAAGCTTTAATAATACCAATAACAAATGTTCACAAAAACTTGTTTATTATAATCATCTGTTTTATGCTAAATCTGTCTGAAAGATCATATCAGTCTCTGATATTGTATATACAGAtgataaaaaaagattattattattagatgagTAGAGAGAATTAAAAGCAAAGATTATTCCAGAGAGGTGCACTACAATGATTTTGGATGATGGCGTGCCATATTGTTGTCGTATCtcaattcatttttatacacgTTAGAGATTTTGAACCTTATTATACAGCACTCTCCACCTCCGCTATcaaaacaacaataaagaaaaatcttatggaaaataaacaaa
This window contains:
- the LOC113637311 gene encoding myosin-7-like, encoding MGDAEMSVFGVAAPYLRKSDKERLEAQTRIFDMKKECFVPDPVEEFVKATITSREGDKVTVETELGKTLTFKNSQVLQQNPPKFDKIEDMAMLTFLHEPAVLYNLKERYAAWMIYTYSGLFCVTVNPYKWLPVYNQEVVIAYRGKKRSEAPPHIFSISDNAYQYMLSDRDNQSLLITGESGAGKTVNTKRVIQYFASIAASGCKKETAQNKGTLEDQIIQANPALEAFGNAKTIRNDNSSRFGKFIRIHFDTRGKLASADIETYLLEKSRVVFQLKAERDYHIFYQILSNKKPELLEMLLVTQNPYDYAFISQGETTVPSIDDAEELMATDNAFDVLGFTQEEKNSVYKLTGAIMHIGNMKFKQKQREEQAEADGTEDADKVSYLMGLNSADLIKGLCHPRVKVGNEWVTKGQNVQQVNYAIGALSKAVYEKMFLWMVVRINQSLETRQPRQYFIGVLDIAGFEIFEFNTFEQLCINFTNEKLQQFFNHHMFVLEQEEYKKEGIEWEFIDFGMDLQACIDLIEKPMGIMSILEEECMFPKATDTTFKTKLYDNHLGKSSNFQKPRIVKGKPEAHFALVHYAGTVDYNINNWLIKNKDPLNETVVGLYQKSSMKLLSNLFANYAGSDMVVDTGKKEKKKKGSSFQTVSALHRENLNKLMTNLRSTHPHFVRCIIPNETKTPGAMDNPLVMHQLRCNGVLEGIRICRKGFPNRILYGDFKQRYRILNPAAIPEGQFIDSRKGAEKLLASLDIDIQQYRFGHTKVFFKAGLLGQLEEMRDERLSKIITGIQSRSRGLLSRTEYQKMVERRDALLVIQWNVRAFMSVKNWPWMKLYFKIKPLLRSAEAEKEMANMKEEFLKLKEAYAKSEARRKELEEKMVSLLQEKNDLQLQVQAEQDNLCDAEERCEGLIKNKIQMEGKVKELNERLEDEEEMNAELTAKKRKLEDECSELKKDIDDLELTLAKVEKEKHATENKVKNLTEEMAALDEIIAKLTKEKKALQEAHQQTLDDLQSEEDKVNTLTKIKVKLEQQVDDLEGSLEQEKKVRMDLERAKRKLEGDLKLTQESIMDLENDKQQLEERLKKKDFEISQQNSKIEDEQVIIVQLQKKIKELQARVEELEEELEAERAARAKVEKQRAELARELEEISERLEEAGGATAAQIEMNKKRETEFQKLRRDLEEATLNHEATAATLRKKQADSVAELGEQIDNLQRIKQKLEKDKSELKLELDDVVSGMEQIVKSKTNLEKMNRTLEDQLNEYRSKCEENQRSLNDFVTQKGKIQTENDELSRQVEEKESLIFQLTRGKQSYSQQLEDLKRQLEEEIKAKNALAHAVQSARHDSDLLREQYEEEQESKAELQRSLTKANAEVAQWRTKYETDAIQRTEELEEAKKKLAQRLQDAEEAVEAVNAKCSSLEKTKHRLQNEIEDLMMDMERSNAAAAALDKKQRNFDKVLAEWKQKYEESQCELESSQKEARSLSTELFKLKNSYEESLDHLETLKRENKILQEEITDLTEQLGEGGKTVHELEKARKQLEQEKTEIQSALEEAEGSLEHEEGKILRSQLELNQIKSENERKLAEKDEEMEQTKRNLQRTIDTLQSSLEAETRSRNEALRVKKKMEGDLNEMEIQLSQANRQAAEAQKQLKIIQANLKDCQIQLDDVVHANDDLKENNAIVERRNTLLQAEIEELRNVLEQTERGRKLAEQELLDVSERVQLLHSQNTSLLNQKKKQEADIAHLQSEVEDSFQECRNAEEKAKKAITDAAMMAEELKKEQDTSSHLERMKKNMEQTIKDLQHRLNEAEQIAMKGGKKQMQKLEARVRDLENELEAEQKRNSETVKGIRKYERRIKELSYQSEEDHKNIARLQDLVDKLQLKVKAYKRAAEDAEEQANNHLGKFRKLQHELDEAAERADIAETQVNKLRAKSREPGSKKGFDEE